A region from the Halosolutus gelatinilyticus genome encodes:
- a CDS encoding DUF7472 family protein, translating to MVDRQQIIEIVVAVTAVVLMLGTMISIGSMYGGDNGALSSDGGKMLVGAIIGFIFVMTAVGIGLAFVLNDPEKDVETDEDADARNAV from the coding sequence ATGGTCGATCGCCAGCAGATAATCGAAATCGTCGTGGCCGTCACCGCGGTCGTCCTGATGCTCGGAACCATGATCAGCATCGGGTCGATGTACGGCGGCGACAACGGGGCCCTCTCTTCCGACGGCGGCAAGATGCTCGTCGGCGCGATCATCGGCTTTATCTTCGTGATGACGGCCGTCGGGATCGGACTCGCGTTCGTGCTGAACGATCCCGAAAAGGACGTCGAGACGGACGAGGACGCCGACGCGCGAAACGCCGTCTGA
- the priL gene encoding DNA primase regulatory subunit PriL yields MQRLHARYPFLEAARDAVATETVDLATVVEQDRAVVERACDRVVATLEEGDTGTPRRDARVELLSYPVARVLVSLVGERVLVRKYARAEAATAFERFTDDLADTTELKSVESTGLELSDLLAEFDLEDDVRETGDGYRIDVGTYLPLAADLWDDEWRLVNRALTGGGVPIDESELLALLREAIRTRVEDGLPFDVPEMIATALEAEAEEIRAILAELDLTREIDTVVPEMFPPCMKALLDAIQKGEHLPHHSRFAVTAFLTSIGMSTDEIVDLYRVNSSFGEEMTRYQTDHIRGDTSPTEYSPPSCATMQSYGDCVNKDDLCERIPHPMAYYEQRIDDADDDLDDWRERNGEEEAASGD; encoded by the coding sequence ATGCAGCGACTGCACGCCCGGTACCCGTTCCTCGAAGCCGCTCGCGACGCCGTGGCGACGGAGACCGTCGATCTCGCCACCGTCGTCGAGCAGGATCGGGCGGTCGTCGAGCGCGCCTGCGATCGGGTCGTCGCGACGCTCGAGGAGGGGGACACGGGGACGCCCCGACGCGACGCGCGCGTCGAACTGCTCTCCTACCCCGTCGCCCGCGTCCTGGTTTCGCTGGTCGGCGAGCGCGTCCTCGTCCGCAAGTACGCCCGCGCCGAAGCGGCGACGGCTTTCGAGCGCTTCACCGACGACCTCGCCGACACGACGGAACTGAAGAGCGTCGAGTCGACCGGGCTCGAACTCAGCGACCTGCTGGCCGAGTTCGACCTCGAGGACGACGTCCGGGAGACGGGAGACGGCTACCGGATCGACGTGGGGACCTACCTCCCGCTCGCGGCCGACCTGTGGGACGACGAGTGGCGACTCGTCAACCGCGCGCTGACCGGCGGGGGCGTCCCGATCGACGAGTCGGAACTGCTCGCGCTCCTCCGGGAAGCGATCCGGACCCGGGTCGAGGACGGCCTCCCGTTCGACGTCCCCGAGATGATCGCGACGGCGCTTGAGGCGGAGGCGGAGGAGATCCGCGCGATCCTCGCCGAACTCGATCTCACCCGCGAGATCGACACGGTCGTCCCCGAGATGTTCCCGCCGTGCATGAAGGCCCTGCTCGACGCGATCCAGAAGGGCGAACACCTGCCCCACCACTCCCGGTTCGCGGTCACCGCTTTCCTGACGAGCATCGGGATGAGCACGGACGAGATCGTCGACCTCTATCGCGTGAACTCCTCGTTCGGCGAGGAGATGACCCGCTACCAGACCGACCACATCCGGGGGGACACCTCGCCGACGGAGTACTCGCCGCCCTCCTGTGCGACGATGCAGTCCTACGGCGACTGCGTGAACAAGGACGACCTCTGCGAGCGGATACCCCACCCGATGGCCTACTACGAACAACGGATCGACGACGCCGACGACGATCTCGACGACTGGCGCGAACGAAACGGCGAGGAGGAGGCGGCAAGCGGCGATTGA
- a CDS encoding alpha/beta fold hydrolase, with translation MPRVSRDGVSIYYERDEGDGTPVVLVQGLGYGRWMWRWQREALAGEYGVIAPDNRGTGRSDAGLPPLVPRLPRKLRAPLSGKLAGYSIEGLAADLEAVLDDAGVFDAHLVGASLGGMIAQRYALEYSRAKTLTLLCTSHGGPDALPVPEETREHIFDVPKGASERETLRHRMRPAFSERFTNRNPHLMDRIIEWRLERDASDPAREAQAAAVLNFDVGNRLDRIRVPTLVCHGTNDRVVPVENGELLAEKIPDARLELVEGGSHCFFIEHADRVTDELRSFLDEHE, from the coding sequence ATGCCACGGGTGAGTCGAGACGGCGTGTCGATCTACTACGAGCGCGACGAGGGCGACGGAACGCCGGTCGTGCTCGTCCAGGGACTCGGGTACGGGCGGTGGATGTGGCGCTGGCAGCGGGAGGCCCTCGCCGGGGAGTACGGCGTGATCGCGCCCGACAACCGGGGGACCGGCCGATCGGACGCCGGTCTGCCGCCGCTGGTTCCGCGGCTTCCGCGGAAGCTCCGGGCGCCGCTGAGTGGTAAACTCGCAGGGTATTCGATCGAGGGGTTGGCGGCGGATCTCGAGGCCGTCCTCGACGACGCGGGCGTCTTCGACGCCCACCTCGTCGGTGCGAGTCTGGGCGGGATGATCGCCCAGCGCTACGCGCTGGAGTACTCCCGGGCGAAGACGCTGACACTTTTGTGTACGAGTCACGGCGGCCCGGACGCGCTCCCGGTACCGGAAGAGACGCGGGAGCACATCTTCGACGTCCCGAAGGGGGCGAGCGAGCGCGAGACGCTGCGACACCGGATGCGCCCCGCGTTCTCCGAACGCTTTACGAACCGAAATCCGCACCTGATGGACCGGATCATCGAGTGGCGACTCGAACGGGACGCGAGCGATCCCGCCCGCGAAGCCCAGGCCGCGGCCGTTCTAAACTTCGACGTCGGCAATCGCCTCGATCGGATTCGCGTCCCCACGCTGGTCTGCCACGGGACGAACGATCGAGTGGTGCCGGTCGAGAACGGCGAACTGCTCGCGGAGAAGATTCCGGACGCCCGACTCGAACTCGTCGAGGGCGGCTCGCACTGCTTCTTCATCGAGCACGCCGATCGCGTCACCGACGAACTGCGATCGTTTCTCGACGAGCACGAGTGA
- a CDS encoding HalOD1 output domain-containing protein, producing MSSSDDADDSASRDASYVTTFDPEAGDRASRAVVSAIAALTGADPTDVASLYDVLEPEALDALCAHAQRTGTATVHRLWFEYEGFDVCVRSDGQIRILGPTDDAASTRGKE from the coding sequence ATGTCCTCCTCCGACGACGCGGACGACAGCGCTTCTCGCGACGCGAGCTACGTCACGACGTTCGATCCCGAGGCCGGCGATCGGGCCAGCCGGGCCGTCGTGTCGGCGATCGCCGCGCTGACCGGCGCCGATCCGACCGACGTGGCGTCCCTGTACGACGTCCTCGAACCCGAGGCGCTCGACGCCCTCTGCGCCCACGCCCAGCGGACGGGAACCGCGACGGTCCACCGGTTGTGGTTCGAGTACGAAGGGTTCGACGTCTGCGTCCGCAGCGACGGTCAGATCCGAATCCTCGGACCGACGGACGACGCCGCCTCGACGCGCGGGAAGGAGTGA
- a CDS encoding DNA polymerase sliding clamp, giving the protein MFKAIVSAETLTSALDSVSVLVDECKIHLEEDGLSIRAVDPANVGMVDLSLDAAAFESYEADGGLIGVDLSRLEDIAGMAESGQLVQLELDEETRKLHIQIDGLEYTLALIDPDSIRQEPDIPDLDLPAEVVLEGKDVNRSVKAADMVSDHIALGVDEPEEYFYVDAEGDTDDVHLELTQADLIDLQVGPAHSLFSLDYLKDMNKAIPGDTEVTLHLGEEFPVKIYFGFADGQGQVTYMLAPRIQSD; this is encoded by the coding sequence ATGTTCAAGGCCATCGTGAGCGCGGAAACGCTCACCAGCGCGCTCGATTCGGTGAGTGTGCTGGTCGACGAGTGCAAGATACACTTAGAGGAGGACGGCCTGTCGATCCGGGCCGTCGACCCCGCGAACGTCGGGATGGTCGATCTCTCGCTCGATGCGGCGGCCTTCGAATCCTACGAAGCCGACGGCGGGTTGATCGGCGTGGACCTCTCCCGACTCGAAGACATCGCGGGGATGGCCGAATCCGGCCAGCTCGTCCAGCTCGAACTCGACGAGGAGACGCGAAAGCTCCACATCCAAATCGACGGACTCGAGTATACGCTCGCGCTGATCGACCCCGACTCGATCCGCCAGGAACCGGACATCCCCGACCTCGACCTGCCCGCGGAGGTCGTCCTCGAGGGGAAAGACGTCAACCGATCGGTGAAGGCGGCGGACATGGTCTCCGACCACATCGCGCTGGGCGTCGACGAACCGGAGGAGTACTTCTACGTCGACGCGGAGGGGGACACCGACGATGTCCACCTCGAACTCACGCAGGCGGACCTGATCGACCTGCAGGTCGGTCCCGCTCACTCGCTGTTCTCGCTGGACTACCTCAAGGACATGAACAAGGCGATCCCCGGCGACACGGAGGTCACGCTCCACCTCGGCGAGGAGTTCCCCGTCAAGATCTACTTCGGCTTCGCGGACGGCCAGGGCCAGGTCACGTACATGCTGGCGCCGCGGATTCAGAGCGACTGA
- the hisG gene encoding ATP phosphoribosyltransferase, translated as MRIAVPNKGRLHEPTIDLLERAGLHLENGADRKLYADTVDPDVTVLFARAADIPEYVADGAADMGITGYDQVREARVDDVEELLDLEFGRCRLVLAAPEDGDIDGVEELASKTVATEFPNITRDFFAETGVEPDVVEVSGATELTPHVEMADAIVDITSTGTTLKMNRLAVVEEVLASSVRLFAREDVLDQPKVGEVRTALSSVKHADGKRYLMMNVPESQLDDVREVLPGLGGPTIMDIANGGEKMAVHAVVNERDVFETITEVKKAGASGILVTEIERLVE; from the coding sequence ATGCGAATCGCCGTTCCCAACAAGGGCCGCCTGCACGAGCCGACGATCGATCTGTTAGAGCGGGCGGGGCTCCACCTCGAGAACGGTGCCGATCGGAAACTCTACGCCGACACCGTCGACCCCGACGTCACGGTGCTGTTCGCCCGCGCGGCGGACATCCCCGAGTACGTCGCCGACGGCGCCGCCGACATGGGGATCACGGGCTACGATCAGGTCCGGGAAGCCCGCGTCGACGACGTCGAGGAACTGCTCGACCTCGAGTTCGGCCGCTGCCGGCTCGTCCTCGCGGCGCCCGAGGACGGCGACATCGACGGCGTCGAGGAGCTGGCGAGCAAGACCGTCGCCACCGAGTTCCCGAACATCACCCGCGATTTCTTCGCCGAAACAGGCGTCGAACCGGACGTCGTCGAGGTTTCGGGCGCGACGGAACTCACCCCGCACGTCGAGATGGCCGACGCGATCGTCGACATCACCAGCACGGGGACGACGCTGAAGATGAACCGGCTGGCCGTCGTCGAGGAGGTGCTCGCGAGTTCCGTTCGACTGTTCGCCCGCGAGGACGTCCTCGATCAACCGAAGGTCGGGGAGGTGCGGACCGCGCTCTCCTCGGTCAAACACGCCGACGGGAAGCGGTACCTGATGATGAACGTCCCCGAGTCGCAACTCGACGACGTGCGCGAGGTCCTCCCCGGCCTCGGCGGCCCGACGATCATGGACATCGCGAACGGCGGGGAGAAAATGGCGGTCCACGCCGTCGTCAACGAACGCGACGTCTTCGAGACGATCACCGAGGTCAAGAAGGCGGGCGCGAGCGGGATCCTCGTCACCGAGATCGAACGCCTCGTGGAGTGA
- a CDS encoding DUF7344 domain-containing protein produces MTIHATRKRPDSDPSTDARHSSVLLRPLSREDIRRLLDSDRRREVLRCLLVAEEPIAVRTLVGRLADAEHDATAVTTLHELRQRIHVSLIRTHLPLLETHGIASYDRDCGLVSPGANLPAIGAVLDGGPIETPIATRRE; encoded by the coding sequence ATGACGATCCACGCAACGCGGAAGCGGCCCGATTCCGATCCGTCGACCGACGCTCGGCACAGCTCCGTGCTGCTTCGTCCGCTCTCGCGCGAGGACATCCGCCGGCTGCTCGACAGCGACCGCCGTCGCGAGGTCCTTCGGTGTCTGCTCGTCGCGGAGGAACCGATCGCGGTTCGAACGCTGGTTGGGCGACTGGCGGACGCCGAACACGACGCGACGGCCGTGACCACGCTCCACGAGTTGCGCCAGCGGATCCACGTCTCGCTCATTCGAACGCACCTCCCGCTGCTGGAAACCCACGGTATCGCGTCGTACGATCGGGACTGCGGTCTCGTCTCCCCCGGCGCGAACCTCCCGGCCATCGGCGCCGTCCTCGACGGCGGTCCGATCGAGACGCCGATCGCCACGCGACGGGAGTAA
- a CDS encoding TATA-box-binding protein yields the protein MTDPKDTINIENVVASTGIGQELDLQSVAMDLEGADYDPEQFPGLVYRTQNPKSAALIFRSGKIVCTGAKSTEDVHESLRIVFDKLRELQIQVNEDPEIVVQNIVTSADLGRNLNLNAIAIGLGLENIEYEPEQFPGLVYRLDEPEVVALLFGSGKLVITGGKKPEDAEHAVDKIVSRLEDLGLLE from the coding sequence ATGACGGACCCGAAGGACACCATAAACATCGAAAACGTGGTGGCGTCGACCGGCATCGGACAGGAACTCGACCTGCAGAGCGTTGCGATGGACCTCGAAGGGGCGGACTACGATCCCGAGCAGTTCCCCGGACTGGTCTATCGGACGCAGAACCCGAAATCGGCAGCGTTGATCTTCCGGTCGGGGAAGATCGTCTGCACCGGCGCCAAGAGCACCGAAGACGTCCACGAGAGCCTCCGCATCGTCTTCGACAAACTCCGCGAGCTCCAGATCCAGGTCAACGAGGACCCCGAGATCGTCGTCCAGAACATCGTCACCTCCGCCGATCTCGGGCGGAACCTCAACCTGAACGCGATCGCGATCGGCCTCGGCCTCGAGAACATCGAGTACGAGCCCGAACAGTTCCCGGGACTGGTCTACCGACTCGACGAGCCCGAGGTCGTGGCGCTGCTGTTTGGGTCCGGAAAACTCGTCATCACCGGCGGGAAGAAACCCGAAGACGCCGAACACGCCGTCGACAAGATCGTCTCGCGTCTCGAGGACCTCGGCCTCCTCGAGTAA
- a CDS encoding TIGR01177 family methyltransferase: protein MYFLELGGEDDAFAAAEAEHAATGVRRIAPGLAAANAIDPARIRGLAYAHRASELVGRTDADIDGARALLEAAPIDREGTVAVRATDVHGATGVSASRAERELGQVLVDRGFAVDLDDPDHVLRAAFSEGRLDESGTKATASTDAETGDLLAPIDGDDPIGERVSVCALGWLAAESVRDFGARAPTDKPFFQPGSMDPLLARAIANVAGARPGAAILDPMCGTGGVLVEAGLVGADVLGTDAQTKMVRGASENLRHYLDRDDASPIGVDRGFWRVARGDATRLPIADDAIDGVVFDAPYGRQSKIETHRLEDLVSGALSEARRVADRAVVVADRSWAAEARAAGWELESAFERRVHRSLTRYVLVLSA, encoded by the coding sequence GTGTACTTCCTCGAACTGGGCGGCGAGGACGACGCGTTCGCGGCCGCGGAAGCGGAGCACGCCGCGACCGGCGTTCGGCGGATCGCGCCCGGGCTCGCCGCGGCGAACGCGATCGATCCCGCGCGGATTCGGGGACTCGCCTACGCACACCGCGCGAGCGAACTCGTCGGACGGACCGACGCCGATATCGACGGCGCCCGCGCGCTGCTGGAGGCGGCTCCGATCGATCGCGAGGGAACGGTCGCGGTGCGGGCGACCGACGTCCACGGGGCGACCGGCGTGAGCGCGTCGCGCGCCGAGCGCGAACTCGGACAGGTGCTGGTCGATCGCGGGTTCGCGGTCGACCTCGACGACCCGGATCACGTGCTGCGTGCGGCGTTTTCCGAGGGCCGCCTCGACGAGTCCGGGACGAAGGCGACCGCGAGCACAGATGCGGAGACTGGTGATCTGCTAGCCCCCATCGACGGCGACGACCCGATCGGAGAGCGCGTCTCGGTCTGCGCGCTCGGCTGGCTCGCCGCCGAGAGCGTCCGGGACTTCGGCGCCCGCGCGCCGACGGACAAGCCCTTCTTCCAACCCGGCAGCATGGACCCGCTGCTCGCTCGCGCGATCGCCAACGTCGCCGGCGCCCGTCCCGGTGCTGCGATCCTCGATCCCATGTGCGGCACCGGCGGAGTGCTCGTCGAGGCCGGACTCGTCGGCGCGGACGTGCTCGGCACCGACGCGCAGACGAAGATGGTCCGGGGCGCCAGCGAGAACCTGCGGCACTACCTCGATCGCGACGATGCGTCCCCGATCGGCGTCGATCGGGGGTTCTGGCGCGTCGCCCGCGGCGACGCGACCCGACTCCCGATCGCGGACGACGCGATCGACGGCGTCGTCTTCGACGCCCCGTACGGTCGCCAGTCGAAGATCGAAACCCACCGTCTCGAGGACCTCGTGTCGGGCGCGCTGTCGGAGGCCCGCCGCGTCGCCGATCGCGCGGTCGTCGTCGCCGATCGATCGTGGGCCGCGGAGGCGCGGGCCGCGGGCTGGGAACTCGAATCAGCGTTCGAACGGCGGGTGCACCGATCACTGACGCGGTATGTGCTGGTGCTGTCGGCGTAA
- a CDS encoding acyl-CoA thioesterase: protein MPTVLETHIRNRFRVQPNHANNNDTLHGGNLMKWLDEVGAMSAMRFAGETCVTARVNELDFDRPIGIGDIALVEAYVYDAGRTSVDVDLRAWRENPRTGESEQTTESSFTFVAIDGDGRPVSVPELTAETEEERRLRERALANES, encoded by the coding sequence ATGCCAACCGTCCTCGAGACGCACATTCGGAACCGCTTTCGCGTCCAGCCGAATCACGCGAACAACAACGACACGCTCCACGGCGGCAATTTGATGAAGTGGCTCGACGAGGTCGGCGCCATGTCGGCGATGCGCTTCGCCGGCGAGACCTGCGTCACCGCCCGCGTGAACGAACTCGACTTCGATCGCCCGATCGGGATCGGCGACATCGCGCTCGTCGAGGCGTACGTCTATGACGCGGGGCGGACGAGCGTCGACGTCGACCTCCGCGCGTGGCGGGAGAACCCCCGGACCGGCGAATCCGAGCAGACGACCGAATCCTCGTTCACCTTCGTCGCGATCGACGGCGACGGACGACCGGTTTCGGTCCCCGAACTCACCGCCGAGACGGAGGAGGAGAGGAGGCTCCGAGAGCGCGCGCTCGCGAACGAGTCGTAA
- a CDS encoding AAA family ATPase — MDAPLWTDTHAPELAELPQDDAREYLERAVEEPINLILQGPPGSGKTAAARSLAREAHTDPDSDLIEINVADFFGRTKTEIKNDPRFASFLVGRSSLSKRDMINHVLKESASYAPVSGEYKTILLDNAEDVREDFQQALRRIMERHHRTTQFIVATRQPTKLIPPIRSRCFPVSVRAPTSEEIVTVLERIADAEGVDYDPDGLEFVAGYANGNLRQAILAAQTTVEQEGELTMSAAYETIGEVGLDDEVESMLDDAEAGEFTDARGTLDDLLVDEGLDGEEVLAEILALSRKRYQGEKLARVHRLAADVEFEMQAGTSDRIHLSHLLAELGRDA, encoded by the coding sequence ATGGACGCGCCGCTGTGGACCGACACCCACGCCCCGGAGCTGGCCGAGTTGCCACAGGACGACGCTCGCGAGTACCTGGAGCGAGCGGTCGAGGAGCCGATCAACCTCATCCTGCAGGGGCCGCCCGGGAGCGGGAAAACGGCGGCGGCGCGTTCGCTGGCCCGGGAGGCGCACACCGACCCCGACAGCGACCTGATCGAGATCAACGTCGCCGACTTCTTCGGGCGCACCAAGACCGAGATCAAGAACGACCCCCGGTTCGCCTCGTTTCTGGTCGGCCGATCGTCGCTGTCCAAGCGGGACATGATCAACCACGTCCTGAAGGAGTCGGCGAGCTACGCGCCCGTCTCGGGCGAGTACAAGACGATCCTGCTGGACAACGCCGAGGACGTCCGCGAGGACTTCCAGCAGGCGCTCCGTCGCATCATGGAACGGCACCACCGGACGACGCAGTTTATCGTCGCGACCCGCCAGCCGACGAAACTCATCCCGCCGATCCGATCGCGGTGTTTCCCCGTTTCCGTCCGCGCGCCGACGAGCGAGGAGATCGTGACGGTTCTCGAACGGATCGCCGACGCCGAGGGCGTCGACTACGACCCGGACGGCCTGGAGTTCGTCGCCGGATACGCGAACGGGAACCTCCGGCAGGCCATTCTCGCGGCGCAGACGACCGTCGAGCAAGAGGGCGAGTTGACGATGTCCGCAGCCTACGAGACGATCGGCGAGGTCGGCCTCGACGACGAGGTCGAATCGATGCTCGACGACGCCGAGGCGGGCGAGTTCACCGACGCCAGAGGGACCCTCGACGATCTGCTCGTCGACGAGGGCCTCGACGGCGAGGAGGTGCTCGCGGAGATCCTTGCCCTCTCCCGGAAGCGGTACCAGGGCGAAAAACTGGCCCGCGTCCACCGACTGGCCGCGGACGTCGAGTTCGAGATGCAGGCGGGGACGAGCGATCGGATTCACCTCTCGCACCTGCTGGCGGAACTCGGTCGGGACGCCTAA